One segment of Fusarium oxysporum f. sp. lycopersici 4287 chromosome 15, whole genome shotgun sequence DNA contains the following:
- a CDS encoding hypothetical protein (At least one base has a quality score < 10): MSHDTSSMLPSSAYSGISSPGVERKHIHFNYEVEQCIAVEVKYDDDDDDDDCDISTDTNSEDGIIMKLDRSRKPAKEGNSVLFDRKTIAMLPSTTLKHREHVQVPEMVIRYTSSALHSHRVSPFLPQEASRPPKGPGRFSENLIDADTNSSCLTAEPAGMRRTQSGMLIPYGEAVSGIWPTLFGIVAGDEAWNDGDIVTS; this comes from the exons ATGAGCCATGATACCTCTAGTATGCTGCCATCGTCAGCATACAGTGGGATCTCATCGCCAGGTGTTGAGCGTAAACACATCCACTTCAATTATGAAGTCGAGCAATGTATCGCCGTTGAAGTTAAatacgacgacgacgacgatgacgacgactGCGATATCAGTACCGATACCAATTCCGAAGACGGAATCATAATGAAGCTGGACAGGTCGCGAAAGCCGGCGAAGGAGGGCAATTCAGTGCTCTTTGATAGAAAGACGATCgcgatgcttccatcaacaacattgaAACATCGAGAACATGTACAAGTCCCAGAAATGGTCATACGCTACACCTCTAGCGCCTTACATAGTCATCGTGTTTCGCCATTCTTACCACAAGAGGCATCTCGTCCACCTAAAGGGCCAGGTAGATTCTCCGAGAATTTAATTGATGCCGATACAAACTCAAGCTG CTTGACTGCCGAGCCAGCTGGCATGCGTCGCACACAGTCTGGCATGTTAATACCGTATGGGGAAGCGGTT TCAGGGATATGGCCTACGTTATTTGGAATAGTAGctggagatgaagcttgGAACGATGGAGACATTGTTACCTCTTGA